The following nucleotide sequence is from Paenibacillus andongensis.
AGCCACATAAACATACTCGCCCACGATTTGTTTCGTTGCTAGATCCATTTTGAGGATACGCAGATTTCTGGAAGACTCCCCTGTTTTCTTGTCCGGATTTGCCATTGGACTTTGAATGGACGTGTACAAAAATTTGCCGTCTGGGGAAATCGACACCCCTTCAAATCCACGGTTGGAAATACGCGTATTGTATACTTCAGGCAGTGTATCAAAAATTGGCGTTTGGGCACCAGCTTGAACGAGCTTGTCTTTAGCGCCTTTAGGGACGTAACGTCCTAGTATCGTGCCATCACGTTTCACTTGAAGAATAGATGGGCGGTACTCATCTGAAAGCCAAAATGTATCATCAGCAGGACTATACGCGATACCTTCCAAATCAAGACCGTCCGGATCATACGCAAGCTTCGTAACACCTTTCTCATCGTACGGCACTTCATCGATTCCAACCAAGTTCGGCAATCCTGTTATGTATTTGCTATTGCTTACTTTATCTAATTTGCCATCCGGAAGCGATAGTTTGATGGTTTCCAAGACTTCAATGTTTCCGTTCGTAATTTTGAATTTATAAATACGAGGATTATAGTTGTCGATCGGGAATGTGCGTAGTTTATCTTTACCTACTTCACCGTTGGGTCCACGATCCGCTAACGTATAGAACGTATCTGCCGCATCTTTAGGCAAGTGGACAAGACCGGAGAAACCGCCTTCTTGAATACCTTTATCAAGCACGGGAGCATTTTTCCACTCATATTTACCAGTCACTTTAGGAATATCTTTGAGCGAGATGGATTGATTCCATTCATTCCATTCGATCTGTTTGCCAAGCGCTTCACCAATGGTGCGAAGAGGAACATATGTGCTTCCGTTAATGACAACGGGATCTTTATCAAGCGTAAGCGTTTTCCCACCAGAGGTTAGCTGAAACTTCACAGCGATAGCCTCCAAAGTAGCTTGTCCTGCGGATACGACAGTTGTTGTAGAAACGGCACAAATGGCCGCAAGTACAATAAGCAGTCGTTTTCTTCTGAGTAATCTTTTCATAGTAACCCTCCATCATCTAATAAACTTTCACTTTGATAAGCATAATGTTTATATATTCGCGGAGTGTCAGAGGGATATGAAAAAATTGTAAAAATAAGGAACCCCCGTATGTGGCAAAAAAATAGCTTTTCAAACTCATTGAATTTGTATACAATTAAATTGTGTAAAATAAAATGAAGAGGGTGACCCTTTTGAACGTTCATCAATTTACAGCTCGCACGATCCGCGGTGAAGAAAAGTCTCTTGCCGATTATCAAGGTCAAGTGCTGCTTATTGTAAATACCGCAACACAGTGCGGATTTGCTCCTCAATTCAAAGGACTTCAAGAGCTCCATGACACATATAAAGAACAAGGTTTTAGCGTGTTAGGATTTCCATGCAATCAGTTTAAGGATCAGGAGCCCGGCGACGACGCTCAAGTCGAGCAAACTTGCCAAATTAATTTCGGTGTTAACTTTCCTTTGTTCTCCAAAATCAATGTGAACGGCGCAGACGCCCATCCGCTTTACCAATACTTGAAAAAACAGGCATCAGGACTACTTGGTTCAAGCATCAAATGGAATTTCACAAAGTTTCTAGTTGATCAGCAAGGCAATGTGATTAAACGCTTCTCCCCTACTACTTCACCAAGCAAAATAGACAGCCAAATTCGCAAGCTGTTAGAGAAATCAGCTGTTCATGCTTAATCCTATTGAAATGAAGAAAAGCATCCAATCCCAAAGCGGGCGGATGCTTTTTCTTTATTTTACATACTTTTTGACCTTTTCAATCACTTCGTCTTCTGTTGGTGCTGTCACATAGCGTCCATTAATAAAAATAAATGCAAATCGGGAACAAGGACCGCAATATGATTTGCAGGCAACTTTGACTTCAGCATCGGGGGCAATGACACTTATTTTAGAAAGGGCCGTCTTCACCTTCATGTGTTTGCATTTATCACAAATGCGAATATCATTGCGCATTAGTGATCTCCGTGATTCCCCTTGCTTGGGTTCGTAATCATGAAGCCTTCTTCTGGTGTGTAGAAGTAATCAATACGGATGCCATCCAGCAAAGGTTCATTTTTATCAAGAATAACGTCAATACCTTTATCCGTGCTTACAAGGACGTCATTTTCTGATTTATCGTCAAGACCCAAACCATAGTGAGCATGGTCACCGTGTGAATGAGTCACTTGTACGCGAACCAATAATCCTTTGTTTTCTTCTTTATCAAGCTCCAACTGAAGTACTTTAGCTGCATTGCGTGAAATTTTGACGTTCATATGTACACATCTCCTGAAACTTAATTTTTTATTTCTTATTGTAAAGAATCTAAGGCACGAAATCAACCTTTGTCCAAGGTCATGCCTTCCTATTGCTAATTCACTTAACGAACTTTAGAATACATAGTAGTAAGCACAAAGAACACTAATTACACGGAAGAAACTAACTTACATAAAAGTTAGTCTATATTACATCCAAATTGAAAGGAAGCGATCTTATGTCAACCCTAGAGAATGAAAAAGTCGCTCCACTCAGCAACTATGTTCCTAAAGTACCCAAAGAAATCGAATGCTCAGTGGAAAGAACACTTGAAGTTATTGGTGGAAAATGGGCTTTTCTCGTGCTTCGCGAATTATTTTGCGGAACGAAGCGTTTCGGCGAGCTGCAGCGCCAGATAACTGGAGTAAGCCCTAAATCATTAACGGATATCCTTCGTCACCTCGAGGAACATGGGGTTTTGGAACGAATGGCTTACCCTACGGTTCCTGTTACGGTCGAGTATACCTTGACACCGAAGGGCCAGGATTTGCATCAAATAATAAAAGAAATGAAGTTATGGTCAGCAAAGTGGACATAATGACTAATTAGGGACTATCACCAGAGGAGTGGAGCTTGATGATTACAATCAAATCAAAAGAACAAATAGAAAAAATGGGCCGAGCAGGCCGTATCCTGGCTGATTGCCATAAAGAAATTGCCAAAATGATCCGACCTGGTATTACCTCCTGGGAAATCGACCAATTCGTAGAGGGCTTTCTGGCTAAACACGGAGCCACTCCTGAGCAAAAAGGGTATCACGGTTATCCATATGCTACTTGTGCTTCCGTCAACGACGTGATCTGTCACGGTTTTCCTAAGAAGGAGCCCCTGAATGACGGCGATATTGTAACCATCGACATGGTTGTTCGTATAGATGGTTGGTTGGCTGACTCCGCGTGGTCCTATGCTGTGGGTAACATTTCTCCGGTTGCCGAGAAGTTGCTGCAAGTAACGAAAGAATCTCTTTACAAAGGAATTGAGCAAGCCATTCCCGGCAACCGTATCGGCGATGTGTCGCATGCCATTCAGGTGTATGCCGAATCTCATGGTTTTTCCGTTGTAAGAGATTTTATCGGACACGGGATTGGCTCCGAGATGCATGAAGAGCCGCAAGTGCCTCATTATGGGCCAGCTGGCAAAGGGCCGCGGATTAAAGAAGGCATGGTCTTCACAATTGAACCGATGCTAAATGTCGGTAAATACCATTCCAAAGTTGATCAAGACGGATGGACAGCAAGAACTTATGACGGCAGTCTTTCCGCTCAGTACGAACACACCATTGCGATTACTAGCCAAGGACCGATTATTTTAACCGAACAATAATGATCCTGGAGGAACATGCATGCTTTCTTTTTACAAAAAATATTGGAGAACAGCTTTTGACATCGCTCTCATTGTACTAACCGTCTATTTATTCATGCTGTTATTTAGTTACCTGTATCGCATCGCTACCCCTATCTTTCTGGCTCTGATCATTTTCATGATGATCGAGCCTTTTGCTAGGTTTTTGCATCGCAAAGGGATACGTAAGTCAATCGCTTCGGCGATTTCGACCTTAGTATTTGTCCTTATTATCCTTGGCGCACTGACCGGTGCCGCAGTCATTTTTACCAGTCAGATCATGAGTCTTGTCGATAAGGTGGATGAATACCAAGCGGTTTTCAACGATCAAATCATACATAAAATTAGCGAATTGAATGACCGATTTCAAACGCTGCCACCTGACGTTATTGCGAAAGCCAAAGATTATGCTGGGCAATTCGCCGGCAATGCCTCCAAGTTTATCATTGCTTTCTTATCTGGTTTGGTAGCCTCGTTGACATCGTTCTCAACCTTCATGTTTAACTTCATCGTCGGGATCATCTTAGCCTACTTCCTTAGCATTGAAATTGATTCTTGGAAACGCCTTGCAGGTGAAAAAACACCAAAAACCTTCAAATCCGTCTTCTTTTTTCTCAAAGAAAATGTCGTGAAAGGGATTGTCTCCTACATAAAAGCGCAAGCCAAACTAATCTCTTTGACGTTCGTTGTCGTATTCTTCGCCTTGCTTCTGCTCGGCGTTAATAATGCTTTCTCTATCTCGTTGTTGTCAGCTATATTCGATGTGCTGCCGCTGCTTGGCGTATCCACTTTGTTCATTCCATGGATCATCTACCTGTTTATTGTTGGACAAACGACTCTAGCGATCTGGCTCAGTGCCATACTCCTGGTCGTCATCCTCGTCAGACAAATTATGGAGCCAAAGATTACTGGAGAATCACTCGGAGTATCGGCCTTTACAACCTTAGCTTTCATGATTGTATCCCTTTCCCTCTTTGGATTTGCTGGGGTCATCCTTTCGCCTGTACTGATCATTCTAATCAAAGCTCTGTATACGCAAGGCTACCTGCAACGTTGGATTCGTAAGCCCGAAGATGAGTATGTTCAAGGTAAATTACCTTATAGCGGACCTTAATGTCCCGCAACAACGAAAAAAGGCTCCAGCTTTTCCTAAGGAAAAGTTGGGGCCTTTTTTAAACACGATGCCTGTTTCGGTATATCGATGGAGCCATGCCCATTTTTCGGGTAAAAACGCGGCTCAAATAAAAGCCGTTTTCGAATCCGCATTTCTCGGCAATCGCATCCAAGGTAAGTGTTGATCCCTCCAACAAATGCCGAGCTCTAGTGAGACGCATTTCATTCAAAAACTCCGAAGGTGTTAGTCCGTACGCCTTGCGAAACTTACGGGTGAATTGTACGGGGGTGAGTCCCAGAGATACGGCCAAATCCAAAAGGGATAAGCTATCATAAGCATATTCCGTCATGTACCTCCGGGCCTTCTCCATTAACAAATCCACTTCTATGGATGGGTCTTCTTTGTGATCTCGCTCCATTTTGACCAAACGTAATAAATCATTCACCATGTGCTGTTTGTGCAGCGTGCTCTCTTCGTCCCAGCCGGGAAGCTGTCTCAAATAACGATAATTAGAAGATAAACGTTCTTTATCGTTAATCGTCAATTTCCCTATCCAAACGGCTTCATCACCAACATATGGTTCAGATAACCATACAAACTGCAGGAAGTGAAAGGACAGTGGTTCGAGTGTTTTCCTCTGAAACACGGTATTAGGTGGACAGATGACAATGTCTCCGAACCCCGCTTCGCCTTTCTGCTCCCCAACTCGATAGAGGAATCTGCCGTCTTCTACGGCAAATATCGTCCAACATGGATACTCGTCTTCATCTAACATAAACGCCACTTTTCGGTGCCAATAGACATGGGAGATGAGCTTAATAGTTACATCATGTAAAGCCACAACCTCACCCCTTCTATATTGAAATAAAGTATATGTCTATTGTAACTATCTGCATGTTCAATGGAAATAGGATATTCTACAATGAAATTAAAGATATCCTACAAATCAGTGAGGTGCTAAGTTATGAAGCATGAAATCGTTCAATCAGACATAACCGTGGTCGGCGGCGGATTAGCAGGTGTTTGTGCGGCAATCGCTGCAGCACGGTTAGGCCAAACAGTCTCTCTCGTCCAAAATCGTCCTGTCCTTGGCGGAAATGCCAGCAGTGAAGTTCGCGTCTGGGTATGCGGCGCTACCTCCCACGGTGTTCATCGAAATGCGAGAGAAACCGGTATCATGGGTGAACTATTTGTAGAGAACCAGTACCGTAATATCGACGGAAATCCTTATATTTGGGACTTAATCGTACTTGAAAAAGTCAAAACGGAGAAGAATATCACATTGTTCTTGAACACGGATGTCCATGAGGTCCACGCGGAAGGTGACGAGACCAGTCGAACGATTCGTTCTGTCACAGGCTGGATGATGGGATCTGAACGGCGTATTCGATTCGATAGTCGTGTTTACCTCGATTGCACAGGTGACGGGTTAGTCGGTTTCCTCGCAGGTGCGAAATATCGCATTGGGCGTGAAGCACAAGAGGAGTTTAATGAGGAATGGGCACCACTCGTCGCGGACGATATTACACTTGGAAGCACCCTGTTGTTCTATACAAAAGACGCAGGCCGACCGGTCAAATATATCGCACCAAGCTTCGCGAAAGACATCACACAAACCTCCATTCCCATGAAGCGAGTCATTCGCAGCGGCGATAATGGATGCGCTTATTGGTGGATTGAATGGGGCGGTGAGCATGATGTTGTTCATGAAAATGAGCGAATCCGCGATGAGCTGTCCTCCGTCATCTACGGCATTTGGGATTATATCAAAAATTCCGGTAAATTCGAGAGTGAAAACCTGACGCTCGAATGGATCGGCTCCATTCCGGGGAAAAGGGAATATCGTCGTTTTGTTGGAGACTACGTACTGAATCAGAACGATATCATCGCACAGGAGCTGTTTGAAGACCGTGTCGCGTTCGGCGGCTGGTCCATCGATTTACATCCACCGCAGGGGATGTATGCCACAGCCAAAGGATCTAAACATATGCATATGGACGGCAGTTACCATATCCCGTTCCGTTCTCTCTACTCCGTCAACGTGACGAATATGCTGATGGCGGGACGCAACATCAGCGCGTCCCACGTGGCCTTTGGCACGACGCGCGTCATGGCGACATGTGCCGTCATAGGCGAAGCCGCGGGCACAGGAGCAGCGCTCTGCGCGGCAAAGGGCATCTCCCCCCGTGAGCTGCACAGCAGCCACTTGAGCGAGCTTCAGCAGACGCTGCTTCGACAGGATGCAGCCGTCCTCGGTCTGAAGAACGCGGATGCAGCAGACCTCGTGCTCCGCGCTGAAATGACAGCGTCCAGCACCTTGACGCGACTTGCGCTTGAGCAATCTGCGTCGGTGCTGCCGCTCAGCGCGCATGTGGCGCTTCTCGTGCCGGCAGATCCGTTCATTGACGGCATTGAGCTGCTGCTGGATGCTTCGGAAGCTACGGAGCTTACAGTCGAGCTCTGGAGCACTGGGAAGCCGCAGAACTACGTCCCCCATACACAGGTGACGTCCATTCAAATAGCAGTCGCTAAGGGTACTCAGCAATGGGTAAATGCTGCACTTTCTTGGCATCCTGAAGCCGCTCAGAACGCTTTTGTCATTCTCAGAAGCAACCCTGCGCTTTCCGTCCATCTATCCGCCAAACCACAAACGGGCGTGCTTTCCTTCAAGCATGATGCTGCATCAGCAAATGCCGTAGATTTCGGTGATATGCATCATCATCAGCCGGTCATTGATTGGAGCGCGCATGCCTTCATTCGGAAGCCAATCTGCTTCCGTCTGCTCTCGCCCACTTCCGCATTCGCAGCCGATAAAGCTGCCGATGGGTATAAGCGTCCTTACGGAGGCCCTCACCTATGGTCGTCGGCTGGCCTTGAGGTCTCTCAGTCTGAATGGCTTGAAGTCAGTTGGCCAGAGACAGTGCGGATTCGCAGCGTACATCTCACTTTCAATGATGATGTGAACGAAGATTTAATTAATTTGCATCATCATCGGACGGAATTCGAGATCATTCCTGAACTGGTCAAAGACTATAAACTTCAAGCCTTCATCAGCGGTGACTGGACCACAGTGGCTGAAGGGCTCGATAATCATACGCGCAATCATGTTCATCTGTTGCCGAAAGCTGTGACGACTGATCGACTTCGGGTGGTAGTTGAAGCCGCGAACGGGACGGAACGGGCAGAGATTGTAGAAATCCGTTGTTATGGTTGATGGTTATTCAAGACAAACAAAAACACCCGTAAACATTTTAAGAGTTGCATATTCCATAACCTGCCATTATGATTAGATCAATTAAAAGTTGATGTGTGACTGGCGAAGCATGGATACCCATGAGGAAGCACATTGATGTTACAGCCGTACGCCTGGGCAGAGGTAAGGGGGATTCATCCCCCTTACCTCTTTGTGTTTTTACAAACAAATGAAGGGTTGAGGGTAAAATGAATGCTGAAACATTAATTTTGGATGGTACACGCGTCGCGAAAAGCATGAAAGAAACATTAGTCGAAAGAATCAAGCACCTGACTGCAAAAGGAATCTTACCATGTTTAGCTACGATACTTGTTGGCGATGACCCTTCTTCCGAAACCTATGTACGTATGAAAAGCAGCGCATGCAAGCGGCTAGGCATTGATTCCAGACGAATCCACCTCAATAAAGCAACTACAACAGAGGAGCTAATTGCT
It contains:
- a CDS encoding esterase-like activity of phytase family protein, with translation MKRLLRRKRLLIVLAAICAVSTTTVVSAGQATLEAIAVKFQLTSGGKTLTLDKDPVVINGSTYVPLRTIGEALGKQIEWNEWNQSISLKDIPKVTGKYEWKNAPVLDKGIQEGGFSGLVHLPKDAADTFYTLADRGPNGEVGKDKLRTFPIDNYNPRIYKFKITNGNIEVLETIKLSLPDGKLDKVSNSKYITGLPNLVGIDEVPYDEKGVTKLAYDPDGLDLEGIAYSPADDTFWLSDEYRPSILQVKRDGTILGRYVPKGAKDKLVQAGAQTPIFDTLPEVYNTRISNRGFEGVSISPDGKFLYTSIQSPMANPDKKTGESSRNLRILKMDLATKQIVGEYVYVAEQAGMFVKVNQKDIVISDLSALSSDVLLVDERDKNAGADAQLKRIYKSDFSKATNILGTDTSKNLESLSIQQLKDQGIQPVSKELIVDIAKLGYPYEKIEGLTVVDKNTIAIVNDNDFGISYDDKGVLTLTNAPTQLQLIQVSDDLSTK
- a CDS encoding glutathione peroxidase yields the protein MNVHQFTARTIRGEEKSLADYQGQVLLIVNTATQCGFAPQFKGLQELHDTYKEQGFSVLGFPCNQFKDQEPGDDAQVEQTCQINFGVNFPLFSKINVNGADAHPLYQYLKKQASGLLGSSIKWNFTKFLVDQQGNVIKRFSPTTSPSKIDSQIRKLLEKSAVHA
- a CDS encoding DUF1450 domain-containing protein; translation: MRNDIRICDKCKHMKVKTALSKISVIAPDAEVKVACKSYCGPCSRFAFIFINGRYVTAPTEDEVIEKVKKYVK
- a CDS encoding heme biosynthesis protein HemY, whose amino-acid sequence is MNVKISRNAAKVLQLELDKEENKGLLVRVQVTHSHGDHAHYGLGLDDKSENDVLVSTDKGIDVILDKNEPLLDGIRIDYFYTPEEGFMITNPSKGNHGDH
- a CDS encoding winged helix-turn-helix transcriptional regulator gives rise to the protein MSTLENEKVAPLSNYVPKVPKEIECSVERTLEVIGGKWAFLVLRELFCGTKRFGELQRQITGVSPKSLTDILRHLEEHGVLERMAYPTVPVTVEYTLTPKGQDLHQIIKEMKLWSAKWT
- the map gene encoding type I methionyl aminopeptidase, whose translation is MITIKSKEQIEKMGRAGRILADCHKEIAKMIRPGITSWEIDQFVEGFLAKHGATPEQKGYHGYPYATCASVNDVICHGFPKKEPLNDGDIVTIDMVVRIDGWLADSAWSYAVGNISPVAEKLLQVTKESLYKGIEQAIPGNRIGDVSHAIQVYAESHGFSVVRDFIGHGIGSEMHEEPQVPHYGPAGKGPRIKEGMVFTIEPMLNVGKYHSKVDQDGWTARTYDGSLSAQYEHTIAITSQGPIILTEQ
- the ytvI gene encoding sporulation integral membrane protein YtvI, whose protein sequence is MLSFYKKYWRTAFDIALIVLTVYLFMLLFSYLYRIATPIFLALIIFMMIEPFARFLHRKGIRKSIASAISTLVFVLIILGALTGAAVIFTSQIMSLVDKVDEYQAVFNDQIIHKISELNDRFQTLPPDVIAKAKDYAGQFAGNASKFIIAFLSGLVASLTSFSTFMFNFIVGIILAYFLSIEIDSWKRLAGEKTPKTFKSVFFFLKENVVKGIVSYIKAQAKLISLTFVVVFFALLLLGVNNAFSISLLSAIFDVLPLLGVSTLFIPWIIYLFIVGQTTLAIWLSAILLVVILVRQIMEPKITGESLGVSAFTTLAFMIVSLSLFGFAGVILSPVLIILIKALYTQGYLQRWIRKPEDEYVQGKLPYSGP
- a CDS encoding AraC family transcriptional regulator — its product is MALHDVTIKLISHVYWHRKVAFMLDEDEYPCWTIFAVEDGRFLYRVGEQKGEAGFGDIVICPPNTVFQRKTLEPLSFHFLQFVWLSEPYVGDEAVWIGKLTINDKERLSSNYRYLRQLPGWDEESTLHKQHMVNDLLRLVKMERDHKEDPSIEVDLLMEKARRYMTEYAYDSLSLLDLAVSLGLTPVQFTRKFRKAYGLTPSEFLNEMRLTRARHLLEGSTLTLDAIAEKCGFENGFYLSRVFTRKMGMAPSIYRNRHRV
- a CDS encoding FAD-dependent oxidoreductase: MKHEIVQSDITVVGGGLAGVCAAIAAARLGQTVSLVQNRPVLGGNASSEVRVWVCGATSHGVHRNARETGIMGELFVENQYRNIDGNPYIWDLIVLEKVKTEKNITLFLNTDVHEVHAEGDETSRTIRSVTGWMMGSERRIRFDSRVYLDCTGDGLVGFLAGAKYRIGREAQEEFNEEWAPLVADDITLGSTLLFYTKDAGRPVKYIAPSFAKDITQTSIPMKRVIRSGDNGCAYWWIEWGGEHDVVHENERIRDELSSVIYGIWDYIKNSGKFESENLTLEWIGSIPGKREYRRFVGDYVLNQNDIIAQELFEDRVAFGGWSIDLHPPQGMYATAKGSKHMHMDGSYHIPFRSLYSVNVTNMLMAGRNISASHVAFGTTRVMATCAVIGEAAGTGAALCAAKGISPRELHSSHLSELQQTLLRQDAAVLGLKNADAADLVLRAEMTASSTLTRLALEQSASVLPLSAHVALLVPADPFIDGIELLLDASEATELTVELWSTGKPQNYVPHTQVTSIQIAVAKGTQQWVNAALSWHPEAAQNAFVILRSNPALSVHLSAKPQTGVLSFKHDAASANAVDFGDMHHHQPVIDWSAHAFIRKPICFRLLSPTSAFAADKAADGYKRPYGGPHLWSSAGLEVSQSEWLEVSWPETVRIRSVHLTFNDDVNEDLINLHHHRTEFEIIPELVKDYKLQAFISGDWTTVAEGLDNHTRNHVHLLPKAVTTDRLRVVVEAANGTERAEIVEIRCYG